The following are from one region of the Poecilia reticulata strain Guanapo linkage group LG7, Guppy_female_1.0+MT, whole genome shotgun sequence genome:
- the LOC108166425 gene encoding 1-phosphatidylinositol 4,5-bisphosphate phosphodiesterase eta-2-like, with product MVQESSSPPRIPSLKGGNPSSSCLIRSASSPEQSLSPHHSTPTPLHPPSAVPSASTAGSSLYGAAYSATKVSRDVKVSTSFPPNSPVEMAEPSLSPRVARATRGALEEKIPERRKTPETLAPGEKKPHQRAEPPGETRPPGSLGPPAAQPPQARRALFSSPPQPVPVRRAKSEGHVLGEGAKPAQSAVPEVCTDATMNDRLWSKLEPGSHRDSMSSSSSISSNDTVIDLSLPNLARRSLCVLPSPSNGCDASWMDCRRAVPPPCDTVRVSKSKSNPNLQQKSCPKDELKPRPLQPAQNGADESPGRLTQRRHTWCRLYMEGLKQASPKRPSGAATSAESMSKSLGDLTSEDISCNFDSKYRSISRSFIVRPSRDVVRKGSAPRSRPQSDLTEQLRRLTDVEPLTPCDFIPEGGARGVGGQEAEEALVRRTSSRSQSRVRYIANRAKQAQERKRLQGLLQARSASFSFTGSTESTGSGVAGPMEERGNPEGACSVGQSPCSSLDLLSQLEPPSHVQPPMTADSTQLFFRLQL from the coding sequence ATGGTGCAGGAATCAAGCTCCCCTCCTCGCATTCCTTCACTAAAAGGGGGAAATCCCAGTAGCAGCTGTCTGATCCGCTCTGCCTCCAGTCCAGAGCAAAGCCTGTCACCGCATCACTCCACTCCTACACCGCTGCATCCACCATCAGCTGTTCCTTCAGCCTCTACAGCCGGCAGTTCCCTGTATGGCGCAGCGTACAGCGCCACTAAAGTCAGCAGAGACGTTAAAGTCTCCACCTCTTTCCCTCCCAACAGTCCTGTAGAGATGGCTGAACCGTCTCTGTCCCCCCGAGTCGCCCGGGCAACCAGAGGCGCCTTGGAGGAGAAGATACCAGAACGGAGGAAAACCCCAGAAACTCTCGCTCCAGGAGAAAAAAAGCCTCATCAAAGAGCAGAGCCCCCAGGTGAAACACGGCCGCCGGGAAGCCTGGGGCCCCCGGCTGCTCAGCCTCCCCAGGCCAGGAGAGCTCTCTTCAGCTCCCCGCCACAACCTGTCCCAGTAAGACGGGCAAAGAGCGAAGGGCACGTTCTGGGGGAGGGAGCCAAGCCGGCCCAGTCGGCTGTACCAGAGGTCTGTACAGACGCCACCATGAACGACCGGCTCTGGAGCAAACTGGAGCCCGGCAGCCACCGGGACAGCATGTCCTCGTCCTCCAGCATCTCCTCCAACGATACGGTGATCGACCTGTCTCTACCTAACCTGGCCAGAAGGAGCCTGTGCGTTCTGCCCAGTCCCAGTAACGGCTGCGACGCCTCCTGGATGGACTGCCGCCGCGCCGTGCCGCCTCCCTGCGACACGGTGAGGGTCAGCAAGAGCAAATCCAACCCCAACCTTCAGCAAAAGAGCTGTCCCAAAGACGAGCTTAAGCCCCGACCACTGCAGCCAGCCCAGAATGGCGCAGACGAGTCACCTGGCAGACTGACCCAGAGAAGGCACACCTGGTGCCGGCTTTACATGGAAGGACTCAAGCAGGCGTCGCCCAAAAGGCCGAGCGGCGCTGCAACCTCAGCTGAGTCCATGTCAAAAAGCCTCGGAGACCTGACCTCTGAGGACATCTCCTGCAACTTTGACAGCAAGTACCGCAGCATCAGCCGCAGCTTCATTGTACGGCCCAGCAGAGATGTTGTCCGTAAGGGCAGCGCTCCGAGGAGCCGGCCGCAGAGCGACCTGACGGAGCAGCTGCGCAGGCTGACCGACGTGGAGCCGCTGACTCCCTGTGACTTCATCCCGGAGGGCGGAGCCAGAGGCGTGGGGGGGCAGGAGGCCGAGGAGGCGCTGGTGAGACGGACCTCCTCCAGGAGCCAGAGCAGGGTCCGCTACATCGCCAACAGGGCCAAACAGGCCCAGGAAAGGAAGCGGCTGCAGGGTTTGCTCCAGGCCAGGAGTGCTAGCTTCAGCTTCACTGGGAGCACCGAGAGCACTGGCAGTGGAGTTGCTGGTCCCATGGAGGAGCGCGGGAACCCAGAGGGAGCGTGCTCCGTGGGCCAGAGTCCCTGCAGCAGCCTGGACCTGCTGAGTCAGCTGGAGCCCCCCTCCCATGTACAGCCCCCCATGACAGCTGACAGCACCCAACTGTTCTTcaggctgcagctctga